One window from the genome of Haladaptatus paucihalophilus DX253 encodes:
- a CDS encoding NUDIX hydrolase, with protein sequence MTDDWRDHDWPVLESESEYETGWYTGGYDLVEQPDGTTKKYYWADLPPAVVVLAVEDGRVVFVEQYRPAIRKTCLECPAGIVEDGESYTTAAGRELREETGFEADGLSLLETFWVATGVLRHERGIVFAEGLTPVERNLDDNEFLSVRTVPVEDALDAAREDPANDATIEALLLANAEGLLD encoded by the coding sequence ATGACCGACGACTGGCGCGACCACGACTGGCCGGTGCTCGAATCGGAGTCCGAGTACGAAACCGGCTGGTACACCGGCGGCTACGACCTCGTGGAACAACCCGACGGGACGACGAAGAAGTACTACTGGGCGGACCTCCCGCCCGCCGTGGTCGTCCTCGCCGTCGAGGACGGACGGGTCGTCTTCGTGGAGCAGTACCGCCCGGCCATTCGGAAGACCTGCTTGGAGTGTCCCGCCGGAATCGTCGAGGACGGCGAATCGTACACGACCGCCGCCGGGCGCGAACTCCGCGAGGAGACGGGCTTCGAGGCGGACGGCCTCTCGCTACTCGAAACGTTCTGGGTCGCCACGGGCGTCCTCCGACACGAGCGCGGTATCGTCTTCGCGGAGGGACTGACGCCGGTCGAGCGGAACCTCGACGACAACGAGTTCCTCTCGGTGCGGACGGTTCCCGTCGAGGACGCCCTCGACGCCGCGCGCGAGGACCCGGCCAACGACGCGACCATCGAGGCGCTCCTCCTCGCAAACGCGGAGGGCCTGCTCGAC